The Cyanobacterium sp. T60_A2020_053 genome contains a region encoding:
- a CDS encoding DUF4388 domain-containing protein, translated as MYGNLLEIDLSSLLKFISNQQKSGSLLIEEKNDNSDNLITYYYIIFFDLGKIIYVADAHSFNSHRLLEYLSYYNLSSEIKSLQKDIKSNKSLVEYELVILLFKNKILDYQNIKKIINLIIKEVLGNIISLHQGNFTWQESSRIHPVINTFDVDNLISAILKSKQKWLENKYFIPSSYHVPKISSPYFTYELILKELKEKIDGKNSLLTISRTNHDDLGNLSALLSPAVKMGDIIMIEPIKWERNHQIVSQTVNIIALIDNIDLGINLKQNSLSTNYNLLLVNSFSRGLELIIKVKPSLIIWALKEDIINHLEFISMVKTFPHLQDIPIIIATENYQFQDNLNSKVKGAGEYILSEDLLKIFPKIINKYLFI; from the coding sequence ATGTATGGTAACTTACTAGAAATTGATTTATCTTCACTATTAAAATTTATTAGTAATCAACAAAAATCAGGTTCTCTTTTAATAGAAGAAAAAAATGATAATTCTGATAATTTAATTACTTATTATTATATAATTTTCTTTGATTTAGGTAAAATAATTTATGTAGCTGATGCCCATTCTTTTAACTCACATAGACTGTTAGAGTATTTGAGTTATTATAACTTATCCAGTGAAATTAAGTCTTTACAAAAAGATATTAAAAGTAATAAAAGTTTAGTGGAATATGAGCTAGTTATCTTATTATTCAAAAACAAAATACTTGATTATCAGAACATTAAAAAGATTATTAATTTAATTATCAAAGAAGTTCTAGGTAATATAATTAGTTTACATCAAGGTAATTTTACTTGGCAAGAAAGCTCAAGGATACATCCTGTTATCAACACTTTTGATGTAGATAATTTAATTTCAGCTATACTAAAATCAAAACAAAAATGGTTAGAAAATAAGTATTTTATACCGAGTTCTTACCATGTGCCAAAAATTAGTAGTCCATATTTTACCTATGAACTTATTTTGAAAGAGTTAAAAGAAAAAATTGATGGAAAAAACTCTTTGTTAACCATTAGTCGCACAAATCATGATGATCTAGGTAATCTCAGCGCCCTCCTCTCCCCTGCTGTTAAAATGGGTGATATAATTATGATTGAACCCATTAAATGGGAAAGAAATCATCAAATCGTATCACAAACTGTTAATATTATTGCTTTAATTGATAATATTGATTTGGGTATAAATTTAAAACAAAATAGTTTATCAACTAACTATAATTTATTATTAGTTAATAGTTTTTCACGGGGTTTAGAATTAATTATCAAAGTTAAACCATCTTTAATCATTTGGGCGTTAAAAGAAGATATAATTAATCATTTAGAATTTATTAGTATGGTCAAAACTTTTCCTCATTTACAAGATATTCCTATTATCATAGCTACAGAAAATTATCAGTTTCAAGATAACCTAAATAGTAAGGTGAAGGGCGCTGGAGAGTATATCTTATCTGAAGATTTATTAAAGATTTTTCCAAAAATTATTAATAAGTATTTATTTATTTAG